From the Vanacampus margaritifer isolate UIUO_Vmar chromosome 14, RoL_Vmar_1.0, whole genome shotgun sequence genome, the window GCGACAGACatgttatttctatttttatgacAAATATAAACTTTATAATTTCATTCTTCCATCGCTTCAATGATCTTTTCAGCAAAGTGAAACTGTTggctattttatatttttgtcttcatgaaGTTAATGCtctgattacaaaaataatgactCAGTTACTTAGTACTTACTTGAATCCTAATTATTTTATTCTAAAGTATAACAAGTATTCTTGGTTAAGTACAATTGTTGGTGACTTCCAACACGATTACCAATCACTTAACTGagtatttttctctctctaaatACTTACACAAGAAGCGATTATTACTTTTTACTTGAGCCACATTATTTTAAAGTAGCAACACTCTTACtcgagtacaatttttggctactcttaCCAGctcctgaatgtttttttttctctccattgaATACAACGAATAACTACTTTTACTTTGTTCctattatttcaaaaataacacTACTCGTAATAAAGTAGCATTATTTTCCCATACTTACCTcaccagttactcagtactAAAGTATTTTTCGCTGATACTAATTATTGGGAGGATTACTTGTTACTTGAACTTGGCTCATAATATTGTTAAGTAGGTATCAGTACTCTACCCACTtgtgctcttctttttttttttttgacttgacaGGCTACTTGCGCTaactcaagtattttttttgaggACTACTCCTGCTTGAGTCACATGACTGTAAAGTAACAGTACCTTTACTTGAGTATAATTTTTGGAGTCTCTACCCACCTCAGCTTATCAGTTTGAGTAGTTTTCTTCACTCAATACTCAAAAATACTCAAGACtctagtgattttttttaaaagactacTTTCCCCCTTTACTCGCGTGATAATATTGTTAAGCACTACTTGAGTACCATTTTGTCTGCCGGCTCTCCCCCGCCTGCGTCGCGTGCGTAACGTCTGCATGTCAGTACCTTGGCTTGGAAGGAAATGCCATGCTGGTAAGCTTCCTCGTTGTGCAGCGGCAGCCTGGCGTCGGCCACGTCGTCCACCAGGTTGTAGCGGTTCCTCCGGGCCGGCATGGCGGGGCTCCCGCCGCCCACGCGACCTCACAACAAGGCTCCGGGTCCGGGTCCGCGCACCTCCTGGCCCCGGCGGCTAGTGCGCATCGTCGTCGCTCCGAACCGGAAggagaggagaaggagaagcgTCAATGCGGTGCTCGTAAATTAGGGTGGgcgatggtgatgatgatgatggcgtcCGTGGTGGTGGGCTGCGGGGTGGAGGGTCGTGCTGCGAGGCAGGCTGGCTGCACTTGTCTCGGCTTCCCGTACATTGCACAAAGCAAAGCTCTCAATTAATGGGGCAAAGTTCCACCGAATCCGggcggggagggagggggggggggtggggggggggtgttgtgaTTGTGCGTCATGCGCCCATGCTGCCCACACTCGAGCGCCCCCTGGAGAACAAACGTGGACACTGACCAAGTTAAAAACATATggcaaaaacaggaaaataatttGGAAATGTAACTTAGAGAACgtgaatgaaaaaaagtatagaTCTACTGTATTCTTGAAATTGTACCGCAGCGCTCgtaattatttatatacatgaaaaaaaaaattttttccaataaattttggggagggcagctaaattaataaaaatttaatttaaattgtatttataattaattgatCACAATTAAgcaattattaaaaacaaacgtttgtattattttactattttattttataaatataaaccattcgagatttttattttattttaagtaaagcaataagtatatttttttaactaattaatatTACTGGCATCGGTAATATTTGGTTAAAAACCCAAAATGTGGatcaagaaaatcaagaagTATCAACCAAGGCCAATTGTTGTAAACGCAAAGGCTCTGATATAAATAAGGCAATACTGCCCCCTATTGTCTATACTATGCAAATGaaggtggtttaaaaaaaaaaaagccagacgttaacaaaaaaagttgctgaacgttttctttttcttttttttttatggtaaaatGACCCAAGTTGAGGCCATAATCAGCCAAAAGTGCTTCTAATTCTCCGGATATTTcaggcaaaaatattttctatggcataggtgtcaaacccCGGtcggagggccgcagtcctgcaggttttgaatgtttccgttctccaacacagctgacatatgatcagctcatcagcaagctccgcaTGAGCCTGATAACGAATGAGTAGCTTTTTGACTCAATTATTAACAATTGGCTTAACTTCTGTTGCGCGTTTATGCCGTGCACGTCAATCGTTGATGTCGGTGTCGTGATTTGAAGACACACAGCAAAGTAAGAGCAGTCGCACGTTTGTTTAATTGATCAAGAAGAGGATTCATGTCACAGCGCACAATCTCCATACAGcccaaaaacagaaagaaagaaagaaaaaaagtgtcatgtgACTTTGTTACAACTGTAGTTAACGTGGcttaacagtgtgtgtgtgtgtgtgtgtgcgtgtgcgtgtgcgtttaCTGGTGCCTGGATACCTGAGAGCCGGCGGAAACGTTAGCTGACAATTGCTGTTACcttgtaaacatttttgctcCCAAACGTTCCTTAATACGAaggacaacaacaaacaaatatacaaatatgaCATGGCAAAAGAACACACACGACCAAGCAAtccctttttttaattcaatcttGAATGGATTTAGTTAGACACAGACTTCAGCAGCAGCTTGTAAAATAGttaatttcctcaaatagtggcatcccttttttttttttaattgtgtactGACTTCTTAACCGCCCCCCCCGCAAATAAGTTTGACCTATTTACCCACCACATGCTTCCGATGGCCACGACGAGTCACTTCATTTGCTAAACAGCTAGCAGTTTTGCTAGCCTAAACAGAATTCTGCAGCTCACATGCATGTTATTGTGTTTACAATCATctccaattaactctttcaatGCCAAAACGCTATCCAAAAAGACAACCCCGAGAGTGCCAGCCAATTTTCAGCactttcactcatctttcaaggcaaacataATTGTGCGCTACGATAACGTGAACGCGTTTCCGTTTGTTAGTAATCACCAATTGAAAAGAGGTCATTTGACGCCAagctataatggaaaaataagaaaatgagctttttgtgaaaagatacattttctgcacaacagtgactttgacactaatatatatattttttgtgccGCTAGATTTCAAGTCACAACATCCTTGAAAGGgttatttcctaagatccgccatattgtcatttaatttccccattgaaaaaagatacaatgctgccatctgctggccatagttagtgggtgtttttttcctccagctCATTTGTGAAACCAGAGCTGCCCCAAGACTTTGCGCTGCCCACtgagaaaacaaaaacgaaataaaaacgtaGTTGACGCCAATTCATGTTGATGGCGGTACTTGttaatcaatcaaatatttgACCTTGTGAAGGGGAAAGAATTCCAGAGAAAATAAACTGTTGAACTTTTCACCATTCACCCAAAAAGAGTCATTAAAGGTTTAcgctgaaacaaaacaaacgtttGGAACGCTCTACAGTTGACTGAATAAACGCCCCCCGGCCACTATAAGAGGAAAAAGGGTCAATCACAAATCAGTTTTCATTCCGCTGAAACGGCAAGCGAGCAGAAGTTGTGATCAATAAAACCAACGAAAATACACTCTTTTAatgttaaaagtaaaatataaataaaaacacattccaAACGTTCACGGCGCAATAAACCAAAAACACATCTTTAGTCGCGTCATCACAATTATACAATCAATACGACGGTTAAGGTCCTGAAAGGGAGCAATCACAAAATGGACGCCCGACTTTTTGACTTCAAGCGTTCACACGCAACAAGCAGCGAAAATAATGCAAACCATGAAAggaattattacaaaaatatacatgttCACGCCACTCCAATACATGTTGAAAGTCCGatgaaagaataaataaataaatacaagcagGAGGAGGTCTTGAGGGCGTGGCAACGCGGGCGACGGCTGTCACTCGCCGGCGCCGGTCATCCGCTCCTCGTCGCCCTGCTTGTGATGCTGCAGCCGGGCGTACGTCACCGCGTCCCCCCTGAGAGGCGAGCGGCCGTCAGGGCGTTAGCGTTAGCGCGGGAGGGACTTTGGTTAGCGACGCTCAAAAATGGCGCCCGGAAGGATGTTAATATGGGATGAGGGAATGAAAGCGTCGCCGCCTGAGAATTGCGTGGTCGTTTtcaactgcttttttttaatgctacttTTTACTTGACTCGTGAAAAAAATCCCGATTCAGTCAATTGGTTGTCGGGAATGAGTTCACGGTTTGGCGGTTCAAGTGCAGAAGAAAAATCATTCGTTACTAATTAGTATTAGTAATGCTGTTGTTATAAGgtctaatatgaaaaaaaaaaaattatgtaaagaATGGTTATAAAGTTATtaagtcaaattgtatttttatttgacttttgtactggtaaataaatgattaaacatTAATTTGCACTGCACAACACAcattttggtgccaagaaaTTGTCAACGGTTTTCgggtattttgaaaaaatgacgTGTGTTTCCCCGCCCCCAAATTGgatttgtttgatttgtttttgaaaataaagtgCTAAATATGCTAAATTTGGTGACGCTGTATCTCAACTTTGAAGCACAACAATCGATATCACAGATTGACTTCTATATAATGCAAATCGTGTTTTATGTGAAAATCAACACGAAAAAATTGGAACAATTTGCCAATATCAGCAGTCAGCAAATGCAAAAAGCAGGTGACGTCAAGGCACAAACACGactttgaactcattcactggcagccattttcactgaagcaacccccttcactcccggctgtttgactggatttggactgcttttgcaaggcccacagaatattgtgttctattgctataaaaacgtggaatctgccaaaagaaagattccagtctcttctttcatcaggaaaaagagcACATTTCTATCTGGttcatctcttttgctctgctgccacctgctggccgtttgtgtactAACtagcatttcttcaaccgttctttgcggTCGAGAAGCGTCAAAGAAACACTTCGGACTCGGCAGCCCAAAATGAGAAGAGAAAGAATTCAAATATATTTGGCACCCCAAAAAATGGTTGTCCAGTATTATtgtttttctaaattattgTGCTTGAAACGTTTTGTAAGGAcggcaattatttttaaaagatgttAAGTAGCATTTTTAAGACATATTAAGACcataatataataaatgtaagaCTTTTTAAGGACGCTGTCCAtacaaaattaatataattaaaacaCGACTGCATTCATTTAAAGAACATAGTTAGAAATGTGCTACAACGTCAAAGGTTGCCATTATTGCAGCGGCAACCACAAATATGAATAACAGCTCTCCGTGTGACAATAAACACGTCTCTAAACAATTTGCAATGCTCTTCCTCTTGCTTAGATGAATGCAAGTTTAGTTGATGGTGTTGTGatgtcaaatttttttaaaaaaaaagtgccttatATGAAAGACAAACTCGTGTCAGTGGGTAATCGATTAAGTAAAGGGAAATAAGTGCATTTAAAATGAGAGTCGACTGCTTGTTAGTTGGTGTTTGACAGACATGAAGACAGTGAACATGTGTCATGCTTAGGGTTTTTGTGTGCTGCTTTTGGCGCGCTCTTACTTTTTGCCTAAAGACGCCAGGCCGTAGAGGACGCCGGTGGCGAAGGCGATGGCGTTGCCAAACAGCGTGGTGAAGGAGAAACTCAGGAAGACGGGAAACAGCGCCATCCTGAGGCCCACACGGGTCGGTCGGTAAATCCAGCAGACACAACAGCATCGGATCTTGACTTGCAACTTGAATCCGTCCCGTGGCCGAGCgccattttgaaatcaattgAATTCTAATTCCTTGAATCTGTCCCCGCCCCTTTGAAGTCCCTCCCAATTTTCTGTTAGGTGTTTTGAATGCGCACGGTGAGGACGGTGTCTCACCCGCAATAGAAGAAGGATTTCTGCCAGGGTCGGAAGCGGTCGGCGCGGGCCGCCACGGCGTTGGCGAACTCGATGAACTGGCAGCAGAAGGGCACCTCGCACAGGAACAACACAAAAGCGTTCAACCTGCACACGCCGGGACATCAACAACATGATCAGCGATTTGGGCCTTTAGTCTCGGGCTGCGGCTagacaatattttttacaatctATCATTATACCGATTATCCCATCAATaagctaaaaatgtattttgctttaataaacaacaaaatgagcACGTGAtgggaaaatattatttttgtccacttggggtcacCATCTTCGCATTCCACGTTATTGGATCTGTAACTTTTAGAGTGTGTGGCTTTAAATGGCCAAAGCCAGATATATTAATCAAAGATTAATAAATATTAGAAACTATTGACATAAAGGGTTCCACGAATTACATTAACAAAATGTTGGACAACAGATGGCATTTTCAATTGAATATTTCTTGTTGTTTTCctatttagttatttaatgttttatgtttaaatgATATTTCTTCGACATATTtggtttatgttgtttttttattgaacatataagcatgaagaaaacacaaaacacattacaagtatcaaatataagttgaagtaaaaagaaaaaaaaacaagaataggaagaaagaaaagagtttctATGATCAAAAGGGgcaggaggaagttaaaaacttatctagtcctacccctatTGTGCAAccctagtatatatatataagtagaCTTACACCATCCACACTCCGGCGGCGATGTTTAAAGGGTTCACAGTGACACAGTTCCACACTCCTGCGATGGCACATGCTGCagaaaatacaacatttattatacacaaaaaaaaaaaaacaccgaaTCGACAGAGATCCTATAATGTCAAGAAAACCGTGCATGGAAATGACACTTTATGCACGCATTTTCATCCTGCTGAATAATACAAAGCTCATGGAATATGCAGCTGCGGTTTGTGTGACACAGGCACTCAGTCTCCGGTGTCAAGTGGTGCTGACGGTGCTTTTTGTTTGATGACAACCCAACCGGGCTCGCCGCTCGCCCAGGCGGGGCCCAAACAGCAGGTGCGCAGGCTACTGCAAGACGAGAGACAATGGGTGACGGCCGAGCTTTTTTGTTGAGTTGCGCCGAACCCGCAACTGTGAGCAGGATACAGTGGAGCCTTGTTATTTGTGGGGGGTGGTCAGTGTGAATAGCAAAAATCGATATATAACTGACAACCCATTGGAATACGCTGAAGAAAAAATTAAACCCACCAaaattattctttaaaaaaaaaaacagacaaacctCTAATATCTATTTTCCATGAAATATCGGGGTTGAGTCCCCCAAAATaagaaatattaattttaatttaaaaaaaaaacatggggggGGTCCGCAAATAGGTGAATCCGCGGGTGCTGAACCGCGAGTATGTAGGGGTCCGCCACAGGGTTTGTCATGAGCAGTTTCGACACATGAACTGCTGCTATTATTACAAAATGTTTCTTTCGTGGACGCCTAGCCACTTTTCACGACGTTGCATTGACGGAAACAAACGTTAAcaacaattttaattaaaaaatacaaataaaagtcat encodes:
- the cacfd1 gene encoding calcium channel flower homolog isoform X2; protein product: MSSEETAASSKASPPEDDGMTWWYRWLCKIAGVMGGISCAIAGVWNCVTVNPLNIAAGVWMVLNAFVLFLCEVPFCCQFIEFANAVAARADRFRPWQKSFFYCGMALFPVFLSFSFTTLFGNAIAFATGVLYGLASLGKKGRSSVGSMGA
- the cacfd1 gene encoding calcium channel flower homolog isoform X1 — its product is MSSEETAASSKASPPEDDGMTWWYRWLCKIAGVMGGISCAIAGVWNCVTVNPLNIAAGVWMVLNAFVLFLCEVPFCCQFIEFANAVAARADRFRPWQKSFFYCGMALFPVFLSFSFTTLFGNAIAFATGVLYGLASLGKKGDAVTYARLQHHKQGDEERMTGAGE